In Streptomyces alboniger, the following are encoded in one genomic region:
- the map gene encoding type I methionyl aminopeptidase, with translation MSGQSLLVPGELSPVRSVPGNIRRPEYVGKPAPTPYTGPEVQTPETIELMRTAGRIAARAMEEAAKHIAPGVTTDELDRVAHEYMCDHGAYPSTLGYRGFPKSLCSSVNEVICHGIPDSTVLNDGDIINLDVTAYIGGVHGDNNATYLVGDVDEESKLLVERTRESLNRAIKAVKPGRQINIIGRVIESYAKRFGYGVVRDFTGHGINTSFHSGLIVPHYDSPHATTTIQPGMTFTIEPMLTLGTHEYDMWEDGWTVVTKDRKRTAQFEHTLVVTETGAEILTLP, from the coding sequence ATGTCTGGCCAGTCACTGCTCGTCCCAGGGGAGCTCTCCCCCGTCCGTTCCGTACCCGGCAACATCCGGCGCCCGGAGTACGTGGGGAAACCCGCCCCCACCCCGTATACGGGGCCGGAGGTGCAGACCCCCGAGACCATCGAGCTGATGCGCACCGCGGGCCGCATCGCCGCCCGCGCCATGGAAGAGGCCGCGAAGCACATCGCGCCCGGTGTGACCACCGATGAGCTGGACCGCGTCGCGCACGAGTACATGTGCGACCACGGCGCCTACCCCTCCACGCTGGGCTACCGCGGCTTCCCGAAGTCGCTGTGCAGCTCGGTCAACGAGGTCATCTGCCACGGGATCCCGGACTCCACCGTCCTGAACGACGGCGACATCATCAACCTCGACGTCACGGCGTACATCGGCGGCGTGCACGGCGACAACAACGCCACCTACCTCGTCGGCGACGTCGACGAGGAGTCCAAGCTGCTCGTCGAGCGGACCCGCGAATCGCTCAACCGCGCCATCAAGGCCGTCAAGCCCGGCCGCCAGATCAACATCATCGGCCGCGTCATCGAGTCGTACGCCAAGCGCTTCGGCTACGGCGTCGTGCGTGACTTCACCGGTCACGGCATCAACACGTCCTTCCACTCGGGCCTGATCGTCCCCCACTACGACAGCCCGCACGCGACGACCACCATCCAGCCCGGCATGACGTTCACGATCGAGCCGATGCTGACGCTCGGCACGCACGAGTACGACATGTGGGAGGACGGCTGGACCGTCGTCACCAAGGACCGGAAGCGGACCGCGCAGTTCGAGCACACTCTGGTGGTGACGGAGACCGGGGCGGAGATCCTCACGCTGCCCTGA
- a CDS encoding PhzF family phenazine biosynthesis protein, with protein MTEPLGAAGAFEVSGPYGHDGSGPFDVVRVFCGPDGRHGNELGVVRDGGRMRARQDRQALAAKLGFSETVFVDDPERGVIDIYTPTLRLPFAGHPCVGTAWLLDVPELVTPAGVVRARHDGEFSWITAYARWAQPRTLRRYGTAAEVDALDVPPPGEWIYAWAWEDEAAGRIRARAFPGRDDGITEDEATGAAALLLSHELGRALNITQGRGSQILTAPGPGGAIEVGGRVRLAHALSGNSCPSS; from the coding sequence GTGACTGAACCACTCGGCGCGGCAGGCGCATTCGAGGTATCCGGCCCGTACGGCCACGACGGGTCCGGGCCCTTCGACGTCGTACGTGTCTTCTGCGGGCCCGACGGCCGGCACGGCAACGAACTCGGTGTCGTGCGCGACGGGGGCCGTATGCGCGCGCGGCAGGACCGGCAGGCTCTCGCGGCGAAGCTCGGCTTCAGCGAGACGGTGTTCGTCGACGACCCCGAGCGGGGCGTCATCGACATCTACACCCCGACGCTGCGCCTCCCCTTCGCCGGGCACCCCTGCGTCGGCACGGCCTGGCTGCTCGACGTGCCGGAACTGGTCACGCCCGCCGGGGTGGTCCGGGCCCGCCACGACGGCGAGTTCAGCTGGATCACGGCGTACGCGCGGTGGGCGCAGCCGAGGACGCTGCGGCGGTACGGGACGGCGGCGGAGGTGGACGCCCTCGACGTGCCGCCGCCGGGGGAGTGGATCTACGCCTGGGCGTGGGAGGACGAGGCCGCGGGGCGGATCCGGGCGAGGGCGTTCCCCGGCCGGGACGACGGCATCACCGAGGACGAGGCGACGGGCGCGGCGGCACTGCTGCTCAGCCACGAACTGGGCCGCGCCCTCAACATCACGCAGGGCCGCGGCTCACAGATCCTGACGGCGCCGGGCCCGGGCGGCGCGATCGAGGTGGGCGGGAGGGTACGGCTCGCTCACGCGCTCAGCGGGAACTCCTGCCCGAGCTCCTGA
- the efeB gene encoding iron uptake transporter deferrochelatase/peroxidase subunit: MAEDNTRPPSRRSLLGWGGAGLALGAAAAGGAVAMTRSGDEAVPAGDAGAAVPFHGAHQAGIATAVQDRLHFAAFDVRTDDREEFVQLLKDWTRAAARMTAGHTVGEGAHGGLAEAPPDDTGEALGLKPSRLTLTIGFGPSLFERFDLSGRRPKALVDLPKFPGDNLDKARSGGDLCVQACADDPQVAVHAIRNLARIGFGKVAVRWSQLGFGKTSSTTPDAQTPRNLFGFKDGTRNVSGQDTSALAQHVWVGEKDGPDWMAGGSYLVARRIRMNIETWDRTSLGEQEDVFGRDKGEGAPVGKAKEHDEPFLKAMKPDAHVRLAHPDANDGATLLRRGYSFTDGTDGLGRLDAGLFFLAYQRDVRTGFIPVQRNLARSDALNEYIQHVGSAVFAVPPGVRDKDDWWGRGLFTGEA; the protein is encoded by the coding sequence ATGGCTGAGGACAACACCCGTCCGCCGTCCCGGCGTTCGCTGCTCGGCTGGGGCGGCGCCGGGCTCGCGCTCGGCGCGGCCGCGGCGGGCGGCGCGGTGGCGATGACCCGCTCCGGTGACGAGGCGGTGCCCGCCGGTGACGCGGGGGCGGCCGTCCCCTTCCACGGCGCGCACCAGGCCGGCATCGCGACCGCGGTCCAGGACCGGCTGCACTTCGCGGCGTTCGACGTGCGGACGGACGACCGCGAGGAGTTCGTCCAGCTCCTCAAGGACTGGACGAGGGCCGCCGCGCGGATGACTGCGGGGCACACGGTCGGCGAGGGCGCCCACGGCGGGCTCGCCGAGGCGCCGCCGGACGACACCGGTGAGGCGCTCGGACTCAAGCCGTCCCGGCTGACGCTGACGATCGGCTTCGGGCCCTCCCTCTTCGAGCGGTTCGACCTGTCCGGCCGGCGCCCGAAGGCCCTGGTCGACCTCCCCAAGTTCCCCGGCGACAACCTCGACAAGGCGCGCAGCGGCGGCGACCTGTGCGTGCAGGCCTGCGCGGACGACCCGCAGGTCGCCGTGCATGCCATCCGCAACCTCGCCCGCATCGGCTTCGGGAAGGTCGCCGTGCGCTGGTCGCAGCTCGGTTTCGGCAAGACCTCCTCCACGACGCCGGACGCGCAGACCCCGCGTAACCTCTTCGGTTTCAAGGACGGCACGCGCAATGTCTCCGGGCAGGACACCTCGGCGCTCGCGCAGCACGTGTGGGTCGGTGAGAAGGACGGGCCGGACTGGATGGCGGGCGGCTCCTACCTCGTGGCGCGGCGCATCCGCATGAACATCGAGACGTGGGACCGCACCTCGCTCGGCGAGCAGGAGGACGTGTTCGGCCGCGACAAGGGCGAGGGCGCCCCGGTCGGCAAGGCCAAGGAGCACGACGAGCCGTTCCTGAAGGCGATGAAGCCCGACGCGCACGTGCGGCTCGCGCACCCCGACGCCAACGACGGGGCGACGCTCCTGCGCCGCGGCTACTCCTTCACGGACGGCACCGACGGCCTCGGCCGCCTGGACGCGGGGCTGTTCTTCCTCGCCTACCAGCGGGACGTGCGCACCGGTTTCATCCCGGTCCAGCGCAATCTGGCGCGCTCGGACGCGCTCAACGAATACATCCAGCACGTGGGTTCCGCGGTCTTCGCGGTTCCGCCGGGCGTCCGCGACAAGGACGACTGGTGGGGCAGGGGCCTGTTCACCGGGGAGGCGTAG
- a CDS encoding FecCD family ABC transporter permease, whose amino-acid sequence MDAEETPRTRRGATLPLTVGLVAVLVLLCLLSAGIGAYGIPLGDVIASVQHRTGLGGAPLDRVGESVLWNVRLPRVVLALLVGASLGCAGALMQGVFGNPLAEPGVIGISSGAAVGAVASIALGLSFLGNWTVTVCAFVAGLATVLLVYVMSREGGRTEVVTLILTGIAVNAFAGALIGLCLFFADNAQLSQITFWQLGSLAQATWPKVLAVLPCALLGLAVAPFSARKLDLLALGERPARHLGVDVERLRLMLVLVVALLTAAAVAVAGIVTFVGLLVPHLLRMAAGPGHRFLVPGSALGGALVLVAADLAARTTAAPAELPLGVLTALFGSPFFFWLLRRTRRRQGGWA is encoded by the coding sequence GTGGACGCCGAAGAGACGCCCCGCACCCGGCGCGGCGCGACCCTCCCGCTGACCGTCGGGCTCGTCGCCGTACTCGTATTGCTCTGTCTGCTCTCGGCGGGCATCGGCGCGTACGGCATTCCCCTCGGGGACGTCATCGCCTCGGTCCAGCACCGGACCGGGCTCGGCGGGGCCCCGCTCGACCGGGTCGGCGAGAGCGTGCTGTGGAACGTGCGGCTGCCGCGTGTGGTGCTCGCGCTGCTCGTCGGCGCCTCGCTGGGGTGCGCGGGCGCGCTGATGCAGGGCGTGTTCGGCAATCCGCTCGCCGAGCCCGGCGTCATCGGGATCTCCTCGGGCGCGGCGGTCGGCGCGGTCGCCTCCATCGCGCTCGGCCTGAGCTTCCTCGGGAACTGGACCGTCACCGTCTGCGCGTTCGTCGCCGGGCTCGCGACCGTCCTGCTCGTGTACGTGATGTCGCGCGAGGGCGGCCGTACGGAGGTCGTCACGCTGATCCTCACCGGCATCGCCGTGAACGCCTTCGCGGGGGCGCTGATCGGTCTGTGCCTCTTCTTCGCCGACAACGCGCAGCTCAGCCAGATCACCTTCTGGCAGCTGGGCTCGCTCGCGCAGGCGACCTGGCCGAAGGTGCTCGCCGTGCTGCCGTGCGCGCTGCTCGGCCTCGCCGTCGCGCCCTTCTCCGCGCGGAAGCTGGACCTGCTCGCGCTCGGCGAGCGGCCCGCCCGGCATCTGGGCGTGGACGTGGAGCGGCTGCGCCTCATGCTGGTACTGGTCGTGGCGCTGCTGACCGCGGCCGCCGTGGCCGTCGCCGGGATCGTCACCTTCGTGGGGCTGCTCGTGCCGCATCTGCTGCGGATGGCCGCGGGTCCCGGGCACCGCTTCCTGGTCCCCGGCAGCGCGCTCGGCGGGGCGCTTGTGCTGGTGGCGGCCGACCTGGCGGCGCGCACGACGGCGGCGCCCGCCGAGCTGCCGCTGGGGGTGCTCACCGCACTCTTCGGCAGCCCGTTCTTCTTCTGGCTGCTGCGCAGGACCCGGCGCAGGCAAGGGGGTTGGGCGTGA
- a CDS encoding heme ABC transporter ATP-binding protein, which produces MGRLGRRLFAGRERVLPERGAAGDVLAEAEEVRVRLGGREVLAGVSVAARAGEVLALVGPNGAGKSTLLAALAADLPADAGVVRVGGRPAADWSAPELALRRAVLPQSAALSFPFVVEDVVRMGRAPWAGTRLADDDDRVVREAMAATEVGEFAGRPFSALSGGERARVALARVLAQRAPLLLLDEPTAALDLRHQELVLGICRERAAAGDAVVVVLHDLGLAAAYADRVAVLRGGVLAAEGAPGDVFEEELLSEVYRQPVEVFPHPRTGAPVVAPRRAGLAPHESGITERVGISEVRVG; this is translated from the coding sequence ATCGGGCGGCTGGGCAGGAGGCTTTTCGCGGGGCGCGAGCGTGTGCTGCCGGAGCGGGGCGCGGCCGGTGACGTGCTCGCCGAGGCCGAGGAGGTGCGGGTGCGGCTCGGCGGGCGCGAGGTCCTCGCCGGGGTGTCGGTGGCCGCCCGCGCGGGTGAGGTGCTGGCTCTGGTGGGGCCCAACGGAGCGGGGAAATCGACGCTGCTCGCCGCGCTCGCCGCGGATCTGCCCGCCGACGCTGGGGTCGTGCGCGTCGGCGGGCGCCCGGCGGCCGACTGGTCCGCGCCCGAACTCGCCCTGCGCCGGGCGGTGCTGCCGCAGTCCGCCGCGCTGTCCTTCCCCTTCGTGGTGGAGGACGTCGTACGGATGGGCCGGGCGCCGTGGGCCGGGACGCGTCTGGCGGACGACGACGACCGGGTGGTGCGCGAGGCGATGGCGGCCACGGAGGTGGGCGAGTTCGCCGGGCGGCCCTTCTCGGCGCTCAGCGGCGGCGAGCGGGCGCGGGTCGCGCTGGCCCGCGTCCTCGCCCAGCGCGCCCCGCTGCTGCTGCTCGACGAGCCGACCGCCGCGCTCGACCTGCGCCACCAGGAGCTGGTCCTCGGGATCTGCCGGGAGCGGGCCGCCGCCGGTGACGCGGTCGTGGTGGTGCTGCACGACCTGGGGCTCGCGGCGGCGTACGCGGACCGGGTCGCGGTGCTGCGGGGCGGGGTCCTCGCCGCGGAGGGCGCTCCCGGTGACGTATTCGAGGAGGAACTGCTCTCGGAGGTGTACCGGCAGCCGGTGGAGGTCTTCCCGCATCCGCGCACCGGTGCCCCGGTCGTCGCTCCGCGCCGGGCAGGTCTGGCCCCGCATGAGAGCGGAATCACGGAACGGGTGGGTATCTCCGAGGTAAGGGTCGGTTAA
- a CDS encoding heme/hemin ABC transporter substrate-binding protein produces the protein MPRSLRITGVWAAALALGLTGCGTPGGGTDAQPRKAQAHAAAPDRVEALKTPPEARLPATVTSADGHKVTVKDTSRIVPLTGSLNEIVFTLGLGERVVARDITATFEQAKRLPVVTRAHDVSAESVLSLRPTVVLADTTTGPAEAIDQIRDAGVPLVVFDPAKGLEDVGPRIEAVAKALGAEKAGAELTERTEKRIAAARKGVPAGARAKSAKNTRKPRVAFLYLRGSASVYLLGGRESGASSLLEAAGAVDAGKESGLTKDFTAITSEALAKAAPDAILVMTKGLESVDGVDGLLKVPGVAETPAGLDRRVVSVDDGVLLNYGPRTDQVLTSLVEQLHGDTE, from the coding sequence ATGCCGCGCTCACTCCGTATCACCGGCGTCTGGGCCGCCGCGCTCGCCCTCGGCCTGACCGGGTGCGGGACCCCCGGCGGCGGCACCGACGCGCAGCCCCGGAAGGCACAGGCGCACGCCGCCGCGCCCGACCGCGTGGAGGCGCTGAAGACACCTCCCGAGGCGAGACTCCCCGCCACCGTCACCTCGGCCGACGGCCACAAGGTGACGGTGAAGGACACCAGCCGCATCGTGCCGCTCACCGGCAGCCTCAACGAGATCGTCTTCACCCTCGGCCTCGGCGAGCGCGTCGTCGCCCGCGACATCACCGCCACCTTCGAACAGGCGAAGAGGCTGCCGGTGGTGACACGTGCGCACGACGTCTCGGCGGAGAGCGTCCTCTCGCTCAGGCCGACCGTCGTCCTCGCCGACACCACCACAGGACCCGCCGAGGCCATCGACCAGATCCGCGACGCGGGCGTCCCCCTCGTCGTGTTCGACCCGGCGAAGGGCCTGGAGGACGTGGGCCCCCGGATCGAGGCGGTGGCCAAGGCGCTGGGGGCCGAGAAGGCGGGCGCCGAGCTGACGGAACGTACGGAGAAGCGGATCGCGGCGGCGCGCAAGGGCGTCCCCGCCGGGGCACGCGCGAAAAGCGCGAAGAACACGAGGAAGCCGCGGGTCGCCTTCCTCTACCTGCGCGGCTCCGCCTCCGTCTATCTGCTCGGCGGCCGTGAGTCCGGGGCCAGTTCACTCCTGGAAGCGGCGGGCGCGGTCGACGCGGGCAAGGAGTCGGGGCTGACGAAGGACTTCACGGCGATCACCAGCGAGGCGCTGGCCAAGGCCGCGCCCGACGCGATCCTCGTGATGACGAAGGGCCTGGAGTCGGTGGACGGCGTCGACGGGCTGCTGAAGGTCCCGGGCGTCGCCGAGACCCCGGCCGGTCTGGACCGCCGCGTCGTCTCCGTCGACGACGGCGTGCTCCTCAACTACGGGCCGCGCACCGACCAGGTACTCACGTCCCTGGTGGAGCAGCTTCATGGGGACACCGAGTGA
- a CDS encoding heme oxygenase (biliverdin-producing) — protein MDTPRTPFSTVIRTASHEQHTEAETSTFMSDLLGGKLGVDAYTRYTEQLWFVYRALEDGAEALAADPVAGPFIQPELLRVRELERDLAHLRGADWRAGLTPLPATAAYAARVEECARTWPGGYVAHHYTRYLGDLSGGQIIRGKAELTWGFARKGDGVRFYVFEEIPNPAAFKRGYRELLDGIDAVVTDELERKRIVDECKRAFALNTAVFQELGQEFPLSA, from the coding sequence ATGGACACGCCGCGCACGCCGTTCTCGACGGTCATCCGCACCGCGTCGCACGAGCAGCACACCGAGGCCGAGACCTCGACCTTCATGAGCGACCTGCTCGGCGGCAAGCTCGGCGTCGACGCCTACACGCGCTACACGGAACAGCTGTGGTTCGTCTACCGCGCCCTGGAGGACGGAGCCGAGGCGCTGGCCGCCGATCCGGTCGCGGGACCGTTCATCCAGCCCGAACTGCTGCGCGTGCGCGAGCTGGAGCGCGACCTCGCCCACCTGCGGGGCGCCGACTGGCGCGCGGGCCTCACCCCGCTGCCCGCCACGGCGGCGTACGCGGCACGGGTCGAGGAGTGCGCGCGCACCTGGCCCGGCGGCTATGTCGCCCACCACTACACCCGCTACCTCGGCGACCTCTCCGGTGGCCAGATCATCCGCGGCAAGGCCGAGCTGACCTGGGGCTTCGCACGCAAGGGCGATGGCGTGCGGTTCTACGTGTTCGAGGAGATCCCGAACCCGGCCGCCTTCAAGCGGGGGTACCGCGAACTGCTCGACGGCATCGACGCGGTCGTCACGGACGAGCTGGAGCGCAAGCGGATCGTGGACGAGTGCAAGCGCGCTTTCGCTTTGAATACGGCCGTCTTTCAGGAGCTCGGGCAGGAGTTCCCGCTGAGCGCGTGA
- a CDS encoding HtaA domain-containing protein, translating to MPSSLWPARRRALATRAGTVAVLTTLVGVLLPAAAAHAEDRTVRGGRLDWGIKSSFQSYVTGPIARGGSTLQGGAATVGGSQFRFHSAEGTYDPDSGNFNAGFSGGVRFTGHKKGGAYELDLTISRPTVKVTGGSGTLYADMVSKRKGSGEVASAAQVPLASLDVSGIDMTGGTGPIALNNLPAKLTSQGAKAFAGYYAAGTALDPVSLSTDLAAKSGSGAPGEPSPKRSERSAPSGGKTEAGRIEDAAVDWGVRRTFREYVTGSIAKGRWKLTGGAKDGGALFRFPQGEGSYDAKKQKLDADFAGAVRFTGKHGLDLALSKVAVEVKDGKGTLSADVDSKGDRGATLRNAPLITFPAPERQLKPKGGLVSLTEVPTKLTADGAKAFGGMYKAGSAMDPLSLAVAVDADAKLPALPDLGSSPAPQSERAARAGGSERSERKTEKAVNASPASSDSSNAVPIGVGAGVAVLLAAAVGFGVVRKRRGADAPEASGTSDS from the coding sequence ATGCCGTCATCCCTGTGGCCGGCGCGAAGGCGTGCCCTCGCCACCCGCGCCGGAACGGTGGCCGTACTCACCACGCTCGTCGGGGTGCTGCTCCCGGCCGCCGCCGCGCACGCCGAGGACCGCACGGTCCGGGGCGGACGGCTCGACTGGGGTATCAAGTCCTCCTTCCAGAGCTACGTCACCGGACCCATCGCCCGGGGCGGATCGACGCTCCAGGGCGGGGCGGCGACGGTCGGCGGCAGCCAGTTCCGCTTCCACTCGGCTGAGGGCACGTACGACCCGGACAGCGGGAACTTCAACGCGGGGTTCTCCGGGGGCGTGCGGTTCACCGGACACAAGAAGGGTGGCGCGTACGAACTCGACCTGACGATCAGCCGCCCCACGGTGAAGGTCACGGGCGGTTCCGGCACGCTCTACGCCGACATGGTCAGCAAGCGGAAGGGCAGTGGCGAGGTCGCATCAGCCGCGCAGGTGCCGCTCGCCTCGCTCGATGTCAGCGGCATCGACATGACGGGCGGCACCGGCCCCATCGCCCTCAACAACCTTCCCGCGAAGCTCACTTCGCAGGGCGCGAAGGCCTTCGCCGGGTACTACGCGGCGGGTACCGCGCTCGACCCGGTGAGCCTGTCGACGGACCTCGCCGCGAAGTCCGGGTCCGGGGCGCCGGGCGAGCCCTCACCGAAGCGCTCGGAGCGGTCGGCGCCGTCCGGTGGGAAGACGGAGGCGGGCCGCATCGAGGACGCCGCCGTCGACTGGGGCGTGCGCCGCACCTTCCGCGAGTACGTCACCGGCTCCATCGCCAAGGGCCGCTGGAAGCTGACCGGCGGCGCCAAGGACGGGGGTGCGCTCTTCCGCTTCCCCCAGGGCGAGGGCTCGTACGACGCGAAGAAGCAGAAGCTGGACGCGGACTTCGCCGGGGCCGTCCGCTTCACCGGGAAGCACGGCCTCGACCTCGCGCTGAGCAAGGTGGCCGTGGAGGTGAAGGACGGCAAGGGCACGCTCTCGGCAGACGTCGACAGCAAGGGCGACCGGGGCGCCACCTTGCGGAACGCCCCTCTCATCACCTTTCCTGCCCCGGAGAGGCAGTTGAAGCCGAAGGGCGGTCTCGTCTCACTGACCGAGGTGCCTACGAAGCTCACCGCCGACGGTGCCAAGGCCTTCGGCGGTATGTACAAGGCGGGCTCCGCCATGGACCCGCTCTCCCTGGCCGTGGCGGTCGACGCCGACGCGAAGCTGCCCGCGCTGCCGGACCTCGGCTCATCGCCCGCCCCGCAGTCCGAGCGGGCCGCGCGGGCCGGGGGCTCCGAGCGCTCCGAGCGGAAGACGGAGAAGGCGGTGAACGCCTCCCCGGCCTCTTCCGACTCCTCGAACGCCGTGCCGATCGGCGTGGGCGCGGGCGTGGCGGTGCTGCTCGCGGCGGCGGTCGGCTTCGGCGTCGTACGCAAGAGGCGCGGGGCGGACGCCCCTGAGGCCTCCGGCACCTCGGACTCCTGA
- the efeO gene encoding iron uptake system protein EfeO, which produces MRPARLSVVTAVATAAALTAVTGCTEKSDAKGGANSVSVTATDDKCEVSKKELSAGHVELAIENKGSKVTEVYILFPDDRIVSERENIGPGTKQRLTAEVRAGSYEIACKPGMKGDGIRQKITVTGGGKTAKRDPRLDKAVAAYRAYTQAQADETLPKAKVFTDAVRKGDLAAAKKAYADSRIGWERTEPVAESFGDIDPKVDVREDGLEEGQDLEKDWTGWHRLERALWQDKKIGKREKELATLLDKDLLDWQKRVGKAVITPTSMANGAKELLDEVATGKVTGEEERYSHTDLVDFKANVEGAEKSYELLKPVAAENDPKLTEELDKQFAALDKLLEKYREGGKDSYDFVSYDKVGKADRKELQDGVNALAEPLSKLAAAVVKSK; this is translated from the coding sequence GTGCGACCTGCCCGCCTGTCCGTCGTCACCGCCGTCGCCACCGCGGCGGCCCTGACCGCCGTCACGGGCTGCACGGAGAAGAGCGACGCGAAGGGCGGCGCGAACAGCGTCAGCGTGACCGCCACCGACGACAAGTGCGAGGTCTCCAAGAAGGAGCTGTCCGCCGGGCACGTCGAGCTGGCGATCGAGAACAAGGGCTCCAAGGTCACCGAGGTCTACATCCTCTTCCCCGACGACCGCATCGTCAGCGAGCGCGAGAACATCGGCCCGGGCACGAAGCAGAGGCTCACCGCCGAGGTGAGGGCCGGGTCGTACGAGATCGCCTGCAAGCCCGGCATGAAGGGCGACGGCATCCGTCAGAAGATCACCGTGACCGGCGGCGGCAAGACCGCGAAGCGCGACCCCCGCCTGGACAAGGCCGTCGCCGCCTACCGCGCCTACACCCAGGCGCAGGCCGACGAGACCCTGCCGAAGGCGAAGGTCTTCACCGACGCCGTGCGTAAGGGCGACCTGGCGGCCGCGAAGAAGGCGTACGCCGACTCCCGCATCGGTTGGGAGCGCACCGAGCCGGTCGCCGAGTCCTTCGGTGACATCGACCCGAAGGTCGACGTCCGCGAGGACGGCCTGGAGGAGGGCCAGGACCTGGAGAAGGACTGGACGGGCTGGCACCGTCTGGAGCGGGCCCTGTGGCAGGACAAGAAGATCGGCAAGCGGGAGAAGGAACTGGCCACCCTTCTCGACAAGGACCTGCTGGACTGGCAGAAGCGCGTCGGCAAGGCCGTGATCACCCCGACCTCCATGGCCAACGGCGCCAAGGAACTCCTCGACGAGGTCGCCACCGGCAAGGTGACCGGCGAGGAGGAGCGCTACTCCCACACCGACCTCGTCGACTTCAAGGCCAACGTCGAGGGCGCGGAGAAGTCGTACGAGCTGCTCAAGCCCGTGGCCGCCGAGAACGACCCGAAGCTCACCGAGGAACTCGACAAGCAGTTCGCGGCCCTGGACAAGCTCCTGGAGAAGTACCGCGAGGGCGGCAAGGACTCCTACGACTTCGTCTCGTACGACAAGGTCGGCAAGGCGGACCGCAAGGAGCTGCAAGACGGGGTGAACGCGCTCGCGGAGCCGCTGTCGAAGCTGGCCGCGGCCGTAGTGAAGTCCAAGTAG
- a CDS encoding HtaA domain-containing protein, with product MAATPRPITLAAAVATVVTLGATALALPATAADSGAAAPPRLELKDGTLDWGVKESFRKYVTGIAMGKIEATGGAKQAPGNGVFTYTGGTGAYDTGTHATETAFKGRVRFVSTAHRFDIRIADVKVRTGGDAGAIQADVTLNGATQNDIDLARLDMTGIRPGQGEGGAMVLKDIPATLTAAGAKAFNDMYKEGDKLDPATLTVKAGAPLPEKPTDKPTEKPTEKPTDKPTEKPTKTPKPTATPTGTPGTPGPGQVAGEAVDGRLSWGLKKSFRAYISSGGKVTVAGGAKKVPGGYTFPHAKADVDSDAKKIEASFGGSVRFAYKAHGIDMRFSDFKVRANGAKGTLLVDVTTPKGTNNNVKFATLDLSKASYKAKNDVVRLDKVPAAFTAAGAKQFANGAVGSIYKPGQKLDPVTVALSFSEGAELPSGGGQFSDGAGGGTGAAGSGSVGGGSVGGALGDAGSLAATGADAPSAALLGVAGAAVAAGAGAVYTARRTRGTGAV from the coding sequence ATGGCCGCTACCCCTCGCCCCATAACCCTCGCGGCAGCCGTCGCCACCGTCGTCACGCTCGGCGCGACCGCCCTCGCCCTCCCGGCGACGGCCGCCGACAGCGGGGCGGCGGCACCGCCCAGGCTGGAGCTGAAGGACGGAACGCTGGACTGGGGCGTGAAGGAGAGCTTCCGTAAGTACGTCACGGGCATCGCCATGGGCAAGATCGAGGCGACGGGCGGCGCCAAGCAGGCGCCGGGCAACGGGGTGTTCACCTACACCGGCGGCACAGGGGCGTACGACACCGGCACCCACGCTACCGAGACCGCGTTCAAGGGCCGCGTCCGCTTCGTCTCCACCGCCCACCGCTTCGACATCAGGATCGCCGACGTGAAGGTGCGCACCGGGGGCGACGCCGGCGCCATCCAGGCCGACGTCACCCTCAACGGCGCCACCCAGAACGACATCGACCTCGCCCGTCTCGACATGACCGGGATCAGGCCCGGCCAGGGCGAGGGCGGCGCGATGGTCCTCAAGGACATCCCGGCGACGCTGACGGCGGCCGGCGCCAAGGCGTTCAACGACATGTACAAGGAAGGCGACAAGCTCGACCCGGCCACGCTCACGGTGAAGGCGGGCGCCCCGCTCCCCGAGAAGCCGACCGACAAGCCGACCGAGAAGCCCACGGAAAAGCCCACCGACAAGCCGACCGAGAAGCCCACCAAGACCCCGAAGCCGACCGCCACGCCCACCGGCACGCCGGGCACGCCCGGACCGGGGCAGGTCGCGGGCGAAGCCGTCGACGGCAGGCTCTCCTGGGGCTTGAAGAAGAGCTTCCGCGCCTATATCTCCAGCGGCGGCAAAGTGACCGTCGCGGGCGGCGCCAAGAAGGTCCCCGGTGGTTACACCTTCCCCCACGCCAAGGCGGATGTGGACTCCGACGCCAAGAAGATCGAAGCCTCCTTCGGCGGCAGCGTCCGCTTCGCGTACAAGGCACACGGCATCGACATGAGGTTCAGCGACTTCAAGGTGCGGGCGAACGGTGCCAAGGGCACCCTCCTCGTCGACGTCACCACGCCCAAGGGCACCAACAACAACGTGAAGTTCGCGACCCTCGACCTCTCCAAGGCCTCGTACAAGGCCAAGAACGATGTCGTGCGCCTCGACAAGGTCCCCGCGGCCTTCACGGCGGCCGGCGCGAAGCAGTTCGCCAACGGCGCGGTCGGCTCCATCTACAAGCCGGGCCAGAAGCTCGACCCGGTGACGGTCGCCCTGTCCTTCTCCGAGGGCGCGGAACTTCCCTCCGGGGGCGGCCAGTTCAGCGATGGGGCGGGGGGCGGCACCGGTGCCGCCGGGTCCGGTTCCGTGGGCGGCGGCTCGGTCGGCGGTGCGCTCGGCGACGCCGGCTCGCTGGCGGCCACCGGCGCCGATGCCCCCTCGGCCGCGCTGCTCGGCGTGGCAGGCGCGGCCGTGGCGGCGGGCGCGGGAGCGGTGTACACCGCACGGCGCACGCGGGGCACCGGAGCGGTGTGA